A region from the Pedosphaera parvula Ellin514 genome encodes:
- a CDS encoding ArnT family glycosyltransferase, producing MPFIQDWIHRAEEGGGTRYLKYALIIFAFVAMILSYNYRGFKNMSNLESMDAAQLARNISEHKGYKTQFVRPFSTYLLQKAAVEKYGPLPVGNLEDRAQLHAMHPDISNPPVYPLALAGLMKVVPFKYSVSSPKSIWNRAGAFWMYEPDFAISVFNQFLFFIGVVLVFFIARRLFDSAVAWTSAAVFFGTDLFWRFSISGLSTMLLIVIFLVLVLGLILLEQAARDGKWKESSLLALAATVGVCVGIGTLTRYSFGILMLPILLFFILFLPQRRVIFSLATIAAFAVVLAPWVFRNYRLSHTAFGTAQYAIYETVAPFTEHRLSRSLKPDFSQVHYNQIWFKFLGNFRSEVAEDLPRIGGNWVSAFFLAGLLISFKHPGLNRLRFFLLFSLFAFLVAQALFRTQLAEDSPIINSENLLVILAPLIIIFGVSLFYTLLDQVSFPIPQLRSLAIGGFCAILCLPMILTFVSPRVNTIAYPPYYPPIIQKISSWMKPDELMMSDIPAAIAWYGDRQCMWLPLNAQDDFFQVNDYLKQVHAVYLTPQTMDGRFLTQWVRAGEHSWGSFILESMVKKELPPNFPLRKSPSGFLPEQLFLTDRDRWSEAAIQ from the coding sequence CAACTGGCGCGCAATATTTCCGAGCACAAAGGGTATAAGACCCAATTCGTCCGTCCTTTCAGCACCTACCTCCTGCAGAAAGCCGCTGTTGAGAAGTACGGTCCTTTGCCCGTAGGCAACCTCGAAGACCGCGCCCAGCTTCACGCCATGCACCCGGACATCTCCAACCCTCCGGTGTACCCGCTCGCACTCGCTGGCCTGATGAAGGTCGTACCGTTCAAATATTCGGTCAGTTCACCCAAATCCATCTGGAACCGGGCCGGAGCGTTCTGGATGTACGAACCTGATTTTGCCATAAGCGTATTCAATCAGTTCCTGTTTTTTATCGGTGTGGTTCTCGTCTTCTTTATTGCCCGTCGTCTTTTTGATTCAGCGGTGGCCTGGACCTCGGCAGCAGTTTTCTTCGGAACCGATTTATTCTGGCGCTTCAGCATTTCCGGCCTTTCGACCATGCTGCTGATTGTCATTTTCCTGGTTTTGGTTTTGGGTTTGATTTTGCTTGAGCAGGCGGCGCGTGACGGCAAATGGAAGGAGTCGTCACTTCTCGCGCTCGCAGCCACGGTTGGAGTCTGCGTTGGCATCGGCACATTGACACGTTATTCATTTGGCATATTGATGCTTCCCATCCTCTTGTTTTTCATTCTATTCCTGCCCCAGCGGAGGGTAATCTTCTCTCTCGCAACAATTGCGGCGTTCGCTGTCGTCCTCGCTCCCTGGGTTTTCCGCAATTACCGCCTCAGTCATACCGCCTTCGGCACTGCCCAATACGCCATTTACGAAACCGTGGCGCCCTTCACTGAACATCGGCTGTCACGCTCGCTCAAACCTGACTTTTCCCAGGTTCACTACAATCAAATTTGGTTTAAATTCCTCGGCAACTTTCGCTCGGAAGTAGCCGAAGATCTTCCCCGCATCGGCGGCAATTGGGTCAGCGCTTTCTTTTTAGCCGGGCTGCTTATCAGCTTCAAGCATCCCGGCCTGAACCGCCTGCGTTTCTTCCTGCTTTTCTCACTGTTTGCTTTTCTGGTCGCTCAGGCCCTTTTCCGAACGCAGTTGGCTGAAGATTCACCCATCATCAATTCTGAAAACCTTCTGGTGATTTTGGCTCCTTTGATCATAATTTTTGGAGTCAGCCTTTTTTATACCCTGCTGGACCAGGTATCCTTCCCGATTCCCCAACTGCGAAGCCTGGCCATAGGTGGATTCTGCGCCATTCTCTGCCTGCCCATGATTTTAACCTTCGTCTCGCCACGAGTGAATACCATCGCTTATCCACCTTATTATCCACCCATTATTCAAAAAATCTCGAGCTGGATGAAGCCTGACGAGCTCATGATGAGTGACATCCCAGCCGCGATAGCTTGGTACGGTGATCGCCAATGCATGTGGCTTCCCTTGAATGCTCAGGACGATTTTTTCCAGGTGAATGATTACCTGAAACAAGTTCACGCGGTGTATCTCACTCCCCAAACCATGGATGGCCGTTTCCTGACACAATGGGTGCGTGCCGGTGAACATAGCTGGGGCAGTTTCATCCTGGAAAGCATGGTAAAAAAAGAATTACCCCCGAATTTTCCCTTGCGAAAGTCCCCCTCGGGTTTCCTTCCGGAACAACTTTTCCTGACGGATCGCGATCGCTGGTCTGAAGCGGCCATTCAATAA